AGTCAGGCTATTTATGTCAGCGGGGAAGAGTCTCCACAACAAATTGCCATGCGCGCTAAGCGATTGGGATTGGACGCAAGTGAAATCGACTTGCTTGCTGAAATTAATTTAGAAAAAATATTGGCGACCCTGCAATCGCATCAGCCTAATATTGCTGTGATTGATTCGATACAAACAGTCTATTCCGAAGCGCTACAATCTGCACCAGGCTCCGTGGCACAAGTCAGAGAATGTTCTGCACAATTGACCCGTCTAGCTAAACAATTTGGCATTACTGTGATATTGGTTGGACATGTCACAAAAGAGGGTACTCTAGCTGGCCCACGCGTGTTGGAGCACATTGTTGATACAGTGCTGTATTTTGAAGGTGATCAGAACTCCTCTTTTAGGTTGATTCGAGCTTTTAAAAATCGGTTTGGCGCGGTCAATGAGCTTGGTGTATTTGCGATGACAGAAAAAGGTTTAAAAGAGGTCGCTAATCCATCCGCTTTATTTTTATCACACCATGAACAACAAGTTGCAGGTAGTTGCATTACAGTGACTATGGAAGGTACCCGTCCATTATTGATAGAAATTCAAGCATTAGTCGATGAAAGCCATGCGCCAGCACCAAAACGCTTATGTGTTGGTTTGGAGCAAAATCGTTTGGCGATGTTATTGGCTGTTTTGCACCGTCATGCTGGTGTTGCCTGTTTTGATCAAGATGTTTTTATCAATGCTGTTGGTGGCGTTAAAATTAGCGAGCCAGGCGTTGATTTGGCTGTATTAATTTCGATTTTTTCCTCTTTAAAAAACAAACCATTAGCAGATAAACTGATTGTATTTGGTGAAGTTGGATTGGCAGGCGAGGTACGTCCTGTACAGGGCGGTTTAGTGCGTTTAAAAGAGGCAGCTAAATTGGGTTTTACCAAAGCGATTGTACCCAAAGCCAATGCACCTAAAACAAAGATTCCGGGTATAGAAGTGATTGCTGTTGATCGCTTAGATCAGGCGCTCAATCATATTCGCAACAGTTAATCAATAAAAGAAGCCGCCTTTATACCACTTCTTATTGCCCCTTCAATCGTGGCTGGATAATCGCCAGCGGTATAGTCGCCTGCTATCAATAAGTTAGGATAAGCTGTGATATTGGTCGGTCTGGCTAAAGCAACATCACAACTAAATGTGGCGCGTTTTTCTGTAATGACTTTATACCAAATTGGCTGTATTAATTGTGGGAATAATTGCTTCAACTCATCGGCTATTTGCGCTGCTAAAGCGTCTTGTGTTTGCTTGAAAGGCATATGCGCGCTAATTATCACAGCAATTAATCCTTTTTGATCGCAGATCTGACCCCTATCAAATATCCATTGGCTTAGGCTATTCACCATGCCGATCATCGGTTCCGGTAATGAAATGTGATGTTTGTATTGCAAATAAACGGTAGTAATAGGCCGATAACTAAAATGCTCAGTTAGCCGACTTAGTTTGGGCAAGGTCTCGGTAAAGTTTTTTAATTGATGCGGCCCACAGGCCAAGATGACTGTTTTAAATACATAGGCTTGCTTTTTGGTTTGCAGTTCATAACCAGTATCAGTTGCAATAATATTGTTAATAGCGCAATTAGCAACGACTTTACTACCATTTTGCTGCAAATAGTCTGCAATGGGATGACTCATTAAAGTACTTAAATCGGTTTTAGCAAAAATCAGATCGGCATCATGTTGTTGCTGCGCAAAACTATCACGTAAAACACATAAGAATACTTGCGCACTAGCTTGACTCAGCGGTGTATTAAGCGCGGCCAGACACAGCGGCTCCCATAAGCACTTAATTAAGACGGCTGATTGGCGATGTGTGGTTAAAAAAGTAGCTACAGATTGGTCATGTTTGAGTGTAAAGCGGTTTAAACGCATCCACATCATGCAACGGATAGCTGATAGTTTCTCTTTGATTGATATGCCTTGCGTGGTTAATAGCCCATATAAAATATGTAATGGCGCTGGTAACAGAGGATTGGTCTTTAGGGAAAAGTTTAAATCGCCGGTTAAATCTTTAACTTGTAAGCTAAGAGGTAAGCGCATTAACACTTTTGACTCTGTCACGCCAACTATCTTTAATAAGCTAAGCGTTTCACGATAGGCGCCCAATAAAATATGCTGGCCGTTATCTAGTCGCAAGCCGTTAAAATCCATCCCGCGCGCACGGCCACCCAAGCTTGGCGCTGCTTCAAATAGGGTTACAGATTGACCTTGCTGCGTTAGCTTGGCGGCTGCGGCCAAACCGGCTATGCCACCACCAACAATAGCAATGCTAGGCATATTTATAATACGCTTTAAGCGCCAGTAGTAACTTTCTCAATGGCGGAATAGCAATTTTATGCGTCAATACATTTTCAGCGCCATCCGCTTTAATTTCACGCAATAGGGTGCGGTAAATCGCAGCCATCATGAGTCCTGGCAATTGTTGTTTGGCATCTTCATTGGGTAATTGTTTGAGGGCTTTGTCATAAAATCGCTCTGCGCGCTCAAGCTGAAACTCAATGAGCGCTTTAACTTCATTTGTTTTACGACTATTTAAAATATCTTCTTCAGTGACTTTGGCTTTTGCGAGTTCATCCAAAGGTAAATAAATGCGACCTCTACGTGCATCTTCGCCAACATCACGGCTGATATTCGTCAGTTGGAACGCCATGCCTAAATCATGCGCAAATTTAAGTGTATTACGATTTTGGAAGCCAAATATTTGCGCGCTAAGTAAACCGACGACGCTAGCAACACGATAGCAGTAGAGTTGTAACTGTTTAAAGTCTTCATAGCGATTAAACTGTAAATCCATTTCCATACCATCAATAATTTCTAAGAAATGCTCTTTGGCTAAGTCAAATTGTTTAATCACCGGTTGCAAAGCAAAACTAACCGGATGTTGCGGTTTATCAGCATATAAATTTTCTATTTCCGTTTTCCACCAATTGATTTTGGTTTGCGCTACGTTGTAATCCGTGCATTCGTCAACAATATCGTCGACTTCGCGACAAAAAGCATAAAGCGCAATCATGGCTTCACGTTTTGGTTTAGGCAAAAAAATAAAACTCACTGTAAAGCTAGAGCCGCTTTTTTTGGTTTTGTCTTTACAATATTGCTGAGGTGTCATGTAGTTTTAATATTTCAAATGAATGCTTTTAGAAAAATATAAGGCCAATCCCAGGCTTTCACAGTAGGGCGGCGGTTAAAAATATCACCATTCACTTTTTTTAACTTACGAATAATCGTTTCTCCGCCGCCGATAATTAACCGCATTTCTAACCCCATGCGACCTGGTAAGATCCGAGCGAGAGGCTTACCTTTTTGTAACATGATTTCTGCACGCTCAATATTAAATTGCATGAATTGTACCCAGTTCTGATTCATTTCTTTGTTTGCAATTTGTTGTTCGGTAACGCCAAATTGTGCCATTTCATCTAAGCACAGATAGAGGCGACTTTGATGAGCATTTGCATCATAATCAATGGCAATATCTTGATAAAAGTTAATCAGTTGTAGCGCACTACATACGCAATCTGAATAAGTGAGGTTTTCAGGCGTAGCCTTGTTAAACAGATATAGTAATAGTCTGCCAATAGGATTGGCTGAACGGTTACAGTAATCTAGCACTTCATCAAAATTTGCATAGTGCGTTTTTGTAACATCTTGTTTGAATGCATCTAATAAGTCGTAAAAAGGAGCTAATGGCAGCTGATTATCCTTAATCATCTGTGCCAATTCAGTAAAAAAAGCAGAGTTACTATTACCTACGTTGTTAATGATATCGATCTCATCAACATAGTGTTGTAATAGCGCGAGTCTTTCAAATTGTGTCAAATTACCTTCATCAGCAAAATCATCTGCACATCGCGCAAAATGGTATATCAAGGCAATTGGGTAACGTAAACGCTTGGGCAAAACAACAGAAGCAACGGGAAAGTTTTCATAATGCTGTTTGGCAAGTACAGTATGATCAGGGGCTTGTAAAATGGGTTTATTCGCACGCATAGATGAAGTATGCCATAGAATATCGCTATGCTACAGCGCTTACAGGCGATAGAATAAACAAAATTTGAAGGATTAATATGATAGGCATTATTGGCGGAACTGGTCTCACACAACTGGCAAATTTAGAGGTAGTTAGGCGCCAGATTGTGCGTACGCCATATGGAGACGCCTCGCAACCGCTGGTATTTGGCAAAATTAGCGGTCACGATGTTGTGTTTCTTGCACGACATGGAGGTGGGCACACGATACCGCCACATGCGATTAATTATCGCGCCAATATTTGGGCTTTGGATTCAGTGGGTGTAACACATTTATTGGCGGTGGCAACGGTAGGCAGCATAGATACCGCTTTGTTACCAGGCGATATCGTACTACCTAACCAAATTATTGATTACACCCATGGTCGAGATAATTCTTATTGTGATGGTATAGAACGGCCTGTCATGCATATTGATTTTACACATCCTTATACAGCGTCTTTACGAGACATTTGTAAGCAAGCTGCAGCAAATATTCAACTAGCCATACATGATGGCGGTGTTTATGCTTGCTCACAAGGCCCTCGGCTTGAAACAGCTGCAGAAATTAATCGCTTAGAAGGCGATGGTGCAAGCTTGGTGGGAATGACAGGCATGCCTGAAGCTGCATTAGCAAGAGAGCTTAATCTGCATTATGCGGCTATCTGTCCAGTCGCCAATCATGCTGCTGGCAGAGGTGAGAGTGAAGAAGAAATTC
This region of Methylophilaceae bacterium genomic DNA includes:
- the radA gene encoding DNA repair protein RadA: MAKAKSVYICTECGTSEPKWQGQCPGCMAWNTLVESVAETASTNRYANKFEGLASTGQLQKLSAVEAADIERQPTSIAEFDRVLGGGLVEGGVILIGGDPGIGKSTLLLQVLCHLGKTSQAIYVSGEESPQQIAMRAKRLGLDASEIDLLAEINLEKILATLQSHQPNIAVIDSIQTVYSEALQSAPGSVAQVRECSAQLTRLAKQFGITVILVGHVTKEGTLAGPRVLEHIVDTVLYFEGDQNSSFRLIRAFKNRFGAVNELGVFAMTEKGLKEVANPSALFLSHHEQQVAGSCITVTMEGTRPLLIEIQALVDESHAPAPKRLCVGLEQNRLAMLLAVLHRHAGVACFDQDVFINAVGGVKISEPGVDLAVLISIFSSLKNKPLADKLIVFGEVGLAGEVRPVQGGLVRLKEAAKLGFTKAIVPKANAPKTKIPGIEVIAVDRLDQALNHIRNS
- the hpnE gene encoding hydroxysqualene dehydroxylase HpnE; translation: MPSIAIVGGGIAGLAAAAKLTQQGQSVTLFEAAPSLGGRARGMDFNGLRLDNGQHILLGAYRETLSLLKIVGVTESKVLMRLPLSLQVKDLTGDLNFSLKTNPLLPAPLHILYGLLTTQGISIKEKLSAIRCMMWMRLNRFTLKHDQSVATFLTTHRQSAVLIKCLWEPLCLAALNTPLSQASAQVFLCVLRDSFAQQQHDADLIFAKTDLSTLMSHPIADYLQQNGSKVVANCAINNIIATDTGYELQTKKQAYVFKTVILACGPHQLKNFTETLPKLSRLTEHFSYRPITTVYLQYKHHISLPEPMIGMVNSLSQWIFDRGQICDQKGLIAVIISAHMPFKQTQDALAAQIADELKQLFPQLIQPIWYKVITEKRATFSCDVALARPTNITAYPNLLIAGDYTAGDYPATIEGAIRSGIKAASFID
- the hpnD gene encoding presqualene diphosphate synthase HpnD; amino-acid sequence: MTPQQYCKDKTKKSGSSFTVSFIFLPKPKREAMIALYAFCREVDDIVDECTDYNVAQTKINWWKTEIENLYADKPQHPVSFALQPVIKQFDLAKEHFLEIIDGMEMDLQFNRYEDFKQLQLYCYRVASVVGLLSAQIFGFQNRNTLKFAHDLGMAFQLTNISRDVGEDARRGRIYLPLDELAKAKVTEEDILNSRKTNEVKALIEFQLERAERFYDKALKQLPNEDAKQQLPGLMMAAIYRTLLREIKADGAENVLTHKIAIPPLRKLLLALKAYYKYA
- the hpnC gene encoding squalene synthase HpnC, producing the protein MRANKPILQAPDHTVLAKQHYENFPVASVVLPKRLRYPIALIYHFARCADDFADEGNLTQFERLALLQHYVDEIDIINNVGNSNSAFFTELAQMIKDNQLPLAPFYDLLDAFKQDVTKTHYANFDEVLDYCNRSANPIGRLLLYLFNKATPENLTYSDCVCSALQLINFYQDIAIDYDANAHQSRLYLCLDEMAQFGVTEQQIANKEMNQNWVQFMQFNIERAEIMLQKGKPLARILPGRMGLEMRLIIGGGETIIRKLKKVNGDIFNRRPTVKAWDWPYIFLKAFI
- a CDS encoding S-methyl-5'-thioinosine phosphorylase — its product is MIGIIGGTGLTQLANLEVVRRQIVRTPYGDASQPLVFGKISGHDVVFLARHGGGHTIPPHAINYRANIWALDSVGVTHLLAVATVGSIDTALLPGDIVLPNQIIDYTHGRDNSYCDGIERPVMHIDFTHPYTASLRDICKQAAANIQLAIHDGGVYACSQGPRLETAAEINRLEGDGASLVGMTGMPEAALARELNLHYAAICPVANHAAGRGESEEEIQYEMMMNRLAETMEKVRALISEAVKLHKKVVQ